One Bradyrhizobium sp. CCGB12 genomic window carries:
- a CDS encoding sigma-54-dependent Fis family transcriptional regulator, whose amino-acid sequence MKEDETRISLAEASRRAARILTRGASSELETGAAPTFNDLAESLHFALGDGRIWLNDQRMVLMQSQVLGRLRTEIIDAFGIETAKALFMRVGYMQGMRDAELIQKRFPNEDLTHALAAGPRVHTLEGFVKVTTRHFEFDSNKCTYFGEFLWEDSSEAAEHLASYGLASEPVCWLQVGYPSGYTTKLCGWPVIFREVECAGMGAPRCVVIGQQAEAWGDDAPERNYFGLNWKSGTMRRIRKVPVAADQSPAAADDDSTVAVGVSAAFVRTRRQLERVAATDATVLFVGESGVGKELFSSQLHAMSRRNSGPFVAINCAAIPEQLVESELFGVEKGAYTGAIASRAGYFERASGGTLFLDEVASLTYSAQGKLLRALQERRIERVGGTKTISLNVRVVAASNVDLTAEVAAGRFRQDLYFRLCVFPIAIPPLRERRDDIPLLMAHFLGIYCARHGRQLMGFTRRATEALLKYDYPGNIRELQNLIERGVVYADDGSTIDIGHLFSGSELLPPFSIQLTSEGRLERTPLFGVYPPSAQEKRTTSVNGGASLPDGSFAEMEAAAYRSALAQADNNVSAAARLLKISRPKLDYRLRRLGLRP is encoded by the coding sequence ATGAAGGAGGATGAAACCCGGATTTCACTGGCGGAAGCATCGCGCCGGGCCGCGCGCATTCTCACTCGAGGTGCGAGCAGCGAGCTCGAGACGGGCGCTGCACCGACCTTCAATGATCTTGCCGAGTCCCTGCATTTCGCGCTCGGCGACGGACGCATCTGGCTTAACGACCAGCGCATGGTGCTGATGCAGTCACAGGTGCTTGGGCGCTTGCGCACAGAGATCATCGACGCGTTCGGGATCGAGACCGCGAAGGCGCTGTTCATGCGGGTTGGTTACATGCAGGGTATGCGGGACGCCGAGTTGATCCAGAAGCGCTTTCCAAACGAGGACCTCACTCACGCGCTCGCGGCCGGCCCGCGCGTGCATACGCTGGAAGGCTTCGTCAAAGTTACGACGCGGCACTTCGAATTTGACAGCAACAAGTGCACATATTTCGGTGAATTCCTGTGGGAGGATTCCTCTGAAGCCGCCGAGCATCTTGCGAGCTATGGCCTTGCCAGCGAACCAGTCTGCTGGCTTCAGGTCGGTTACCCCTCCGGCTACACCACCAAGCTATGCGGCTGGCCCGTCATCTTCCGCGAGGTCGAATGCGCCGGCATGGGTGCGCCACGCTGCGTGGTGATCGGCCAGCAAGCCGAGGCATGGGGCGATGACGCGCCGGAGCGCAACTACTTCGGGTTGAATTGGAAGAGCGGCACCATGCGCCGGATCAGGAAAGTCCCGGTCGCAGCAGACCAAAGCCCCGCCGCCGCAGACGATGACAGCACCGTCGCGGTCGGCGTCTCGGCCGCGTTTGTCCGTACCCGACGCCAGCTCGAACGCGTCGCCGCCACCGACGCCACCGTGCTCTTCGTCGGTGAATCCGGCGTCGGCAAGGAGCTGTTCTCCAGCCAGCTTCACGCCATGAGTCGTCGCAATAGCGGCCCGTTCGTAGCGATCAACTGCGCGGCCATCCCGGAGCAGCTCGTCGAGTCCGAATTATTCGGCGTGGAGAAAGGCGCCTATACCGGCGCCATTGCCTCGCGCGCCGGATATTTCGAACGCGCCTCCGGGGGCACGTTGTTTCTCGACGAGGTCGCGTCACTGACCTATTCGGCCCAGGGCAAGTTGCTACGGGCACTGCAGGAGCGCAGGATCGAACGGGTCGGCGGTACGAAGACCATCTCGCTCAACGTCCGTGTGGTGGCGGCATCCAACGTCGATCTGACCGCCGAGGTTGCGGCTGGCCGATTCCGGCAGGATCTGTATTTCCGGCTCTGCGTGTTTCCGATTGCGATTCCGCCGCTACGAGAGCGCCGCGACGACATCCCACTTCTGATGGCGCATTTCCTCGGCATTTACTGCGCGCGCCACGGCCGGCAGCTCATGGGCTTCACTCGCCGCGCCACCGAGGCACTCCTCAAGTACGATTATCCCGGCAACATCCGCGAACTGCAGAACCTGATTGAGCGCGGTGTCGTCTATGCCGATGACGGCAGCACAATAGATATCGGTCATCTGTTCAGCGGCTCGGAGCTGTTGCCGCCATTCTCGATCCAGCTCACAAGTGAGGGACGATTGGAACGCACGCCATTATTTGGAGTGTATCCACCTTCAGCGCAGGAAAAACGCACTACCTCCGTCAACGGAGGCGCATCGTTGCCGGACGGGTCGTTTGCAGAAATGGAGGCCGCCGCCTATCGCTCAGCGCTAGCCCAAGCAGACAATAACGTATCGGCCGCCGCACGCCTTTTGAAGATCAGCAGACCAAAACTCGACTATAGACTCCGCCGTCTGGGCCTCAGGCCGTAG